The following is a genomic window from Sphingobacterium spiritivorum.
CTTCTTTGATTATAGTGACAGGCATGCTTATTCCGTTTCTGCCAGTCGCCTCTGCATTAGGGATGCAACCTTTGCCCTGGACCTATTTTCCGTGGCTCATCGGTATTCTGTTTAGCTACTGTTTGCTGACGCAGGTTGTAAAGAGGTGGTATATCCGCAGATTTCAGGAATGGTTATAACGAGCGGTTATCGTTTTCTGGTCAGACAAGACATAATTACATAAAAGGGTTGGAAGGACCAACCTGAAAAGTTAAAACTATATAGCAAGAAAAAGGTAATGAAAAAGATGATCCTCTTCATTGCAGGGGCAGTTATGTTGCTATCCTGTAGCCATCAACCGGCAGAAACTACTTACATCGATTTTACGAACAAGGGCGATACCATTATAATTCCTGATGAAAGTCGTTTGAAAGACAAGATCAAAGTTATAAAAGTGGAGGAAGAAGACTATCAGCAGACACTGACAACAGACGGATTCGTAAAAGTGATCCCAAATCAGTACGCTGAAATCGCTCCGCCATATTCGGGAAGAATCAGCAAGGTTCACCTGCAGTTAGGTCAGCGAACGAGTCCGGGAACAGTACTTTTTGAACTTATATCGCCCGAATTTACAGATGCTCAGAAACTGTTTTTTCAGGCAAGATCCGAATACCAATATGCAGGTATTGCACTGAAACGTCAACGTGATCTTTTGCAGCACGGCGTAGGAGCCGAACGAGATATGGAAGAGGCAAAGGTCAACTATGATATAAAGGAAAAAGAATACCAGAATACCAAAGAAGCTTTGCAGGTATTTGGCGTAAATGTAGACAAACTCAGACTGGGACAGTCTCTGGTTGTCACTTCTCCAATAGCAGGTGAAGTTATATGGCATGATGTCGTAAGCGGACATTACCTCAAATCAGATGATCCGGCACATGTGAAAATAGCCGAACTGGATAAAGTATGGATAGTGGGAATGATTAAAGAAAAAGATATTCAGCATATACGTATCAACGGAGAAGTTCAGGTGAGATCTGCTGCTTTGCCCGATCGTATTATCAAAGGGAAAGTATATCATATCAATGAAGCTGTAGAGGAAGATGCAAGAAGTATTCAGGTACTGATCGAATGTGAAAACAAAGATCATGCGCTGAAGCCGGGTATGTTTATCACCGCAGAATTTAAGAGTGAATCCCGCAAGACCATTTTTATTCCATCCACATCCTTACTCCAGTTTAATGAACAGAGCTATGTATTTGTTAGGGTCGGAGACCACAAATACATTAAGAAAACGGTAAAGACCGGAGATACTGATCAGGATAAGATTCACATCCTTTCCGGGCTTACAACACAAGATTATATTATTTCTGAGGGCGCATTCTATCTGCTTGACGCTAAATAACCTACCCATATGCAAACAAATATATTTGAAACCACCATTGTAAAAAGATGGCTGTTACTGGCACTCTTTGTCCTATTATCTGTATTTGGTTACTATTCGTGGACAAAATTATCTATAGAAGCCTATCCTGATATTGGAGATGTGACATCCCAGATTGTGACCCAGGTGCCGGGATTAGCAGCCGAAGAGATCGAACAGCAAATAACTATTCCTATTGAAAGAGCCATCAACGGGCTGCCCGGAATGCATGTGATGCGAAGCAAAAGTACATTCGGACTGTCTATGGTGACGCTCGTATTCGAAGATGGTGTAGATGATTATTTTGCCCGGACCCGTATTCAGGAGCGGTTGCAGGAAGTTTCCCTCCCTTATGGTGCAGTACCCGGACTGGATCCGCTGACTTCACCTACAGGCGAAATATACCGTTATATATTAGAAAGCAATTCACACGACCTGCGTGAGCTGACCGATCTTCAAAATTTCACAGTTATTCCGCGCATCAAACAAGTCGCAG
Proteins encoded in this region:
- a CDS encoding efflux RND transporter periplasmic adaptor subunit, with the translated sequence MKKMILFIAGAVMLLSCSHQPAETTYIDFTNKGDTIIIPDESRLKDKIKVIKVEEEDYQQTLTTDGFVKVIPNQYAEIAPPYSGRISKVHLQLGQRTSPGTVLFELISPEFTDAQKLFFQARSEYQYAGIALKRQRDLLQHGVGAERDMEEAKVNYDIKEKEYQNTKEALQVFGVNVDKLRLGQSLVVTSPIAGEVIWHDVVSGHYLKSDDPAHVKIAELDKVWIVGMIKEKDIQHIRINGEVQVRSAALPDRIIKGKVYHINEAVEEDARSIQVLIECENKDHALKPGMFITAEFKSESRKTIFIPSTSLLQFNEQSYVFVRVGDHKYIKKTVKTGDTDQDKIHILSGLTTQDYIISEGAFYLLDAK